The Anolis sagrei isolate rAnoSag1 chromosome 6, rAnoSag1.mat, whole genome shotgun sequence genome includes the window GATGATGCCATGAGAAGACACTTATTTTTCTCCCCAGGAAGAATTACTTTTTCCATTTTCTGTCTGGGTTCTACCACTTTGATTTGACCTTGGAGATACTCACCTCTTCCATTCCAATCCATTGTTTAGGTCTCTGGGGGTCTCGCCCGGCTCAGCTCAGACTTGCAGTGCTACCAACGTCACTTTGAGTGGCTACGGAAAGCAGCGACATTGTTGCGGCCCATGGAGCATGACATCAGCACTGTGCACAACCGGCTTGACCGCCTGCTCAAAAGATTGGAGCACCTGGTAAGGGTTTGCTGGACAGGAGGATTGCCAGACAGCAGCTCTTTTGTCCAGTTTGGTGGGACTGGGTGACCTTCCAGCATCATCAGAAACAGAAAGTAGCAGAAGCTGTACTAGAGTCAAATCCCCACTCTTCCTTCAGAATATGtgcgtgtgccttcaagctgcctgtCTATTTATGGTGAACTCATCAATTCTGTAGGGTTTGCTTGGGCAAGAAATAGACAGAGGTGGTTTTGATTGTTCCTTCTTCTTAAATGTGGCCtactggtatttgttggcagtctcccatacaAGTACTAACAAGGACTGATCCCACTTACCTTATAAGAACAAACatgatttggtgcctttaggggctgtggtggcacagtgggttaaaccgttgagctgcagAATCTGCTGATGGAAAGGTTGGTGTTTCTAATCCATGGAGCAGggggagctcccattgttagcctcaacttctgccaacctaacagtcccaaaatatacaaatgtgagtatatcaatggGTCCTGCTAAAGTGggatgttccatgcagtcatgctggccacatgacctagaagataTCTacagacagcgctggctcttaggcttagaaatggagatgagcaccaccaccaagagtcggactcgactagacttaatgtcaaggggaaacttttactttatctttttagggtatttaggctgaGAAATTTTCTGGGGAATGGTCAGGGGGTCCTCACTGGAGTCCTTCAGAGCTCCACAACCGGGAGCTGATGCCTTGCTACTTGTCGTAACATGTCACAGTGGTTAACACACTCTGGGCCTCCAGCTATTTTGGACCAACACCTAAGACCAGAGTCAGTGTGGTCAATGCTCAGGGATGTTTAGATCCTACACACCAGAGgttcagagtttgggaatcactgctctgcATCATAGACATCTGAAAGACCCCAGGTAGAGACTCTTCACTCCTTTCCGGAGTGataggaaggaaaatgaaaggatGAAGTTATCATAATTTTGTTTATTGGTGTTAGTGGAAGTAGAAGCGGCAGGCATTTCTACAGTTGCAGGGATAGTGTGTGTACAAAATAGTGGTGCATGTGACCTACTTCTACTCCAGAACATAAACTCAAACCTGTTCTTTTCTCCCCAGATGGCAAAGCTCAGCCTCTCCCGGCCCAATGACCCTCTGCCAACCCTCCCAGCTCATGGCACCCACTGGTCTGTGGTTCAGGCAGGCCATGCCATCGTCCACTCATTTCACCTTTATCTAGACTGGGCGGCACGTGTGCTGGTTCTGATCCGGAACAAGCTGTGAGCCACAGGAAAACAACACCACCATGGATATTTTGGAAAGCCTCCTTTTGGACCTGGAACTCTTGGATGCTGCTTCAGCAAAAGCCACGATGGAGGGTGCAAGGAAGTCTATACGACGGACCACCACTGGATTCCTTCTTTAAGGGGAGCTGCTGGGTGGGAAGACCTAAGACTTTTGGCCAACTCACATGGTGGAATAAGAAGGAACTTCTTTGATCTTGAAACAACCATCACATCTCTTCATTCCCAGTATGTGCTTTAGGAGAGAACTGAGGACAGGGTGTTTGCCTTTCTtccaaagtccccccccccccctctcagctAATGAAACACTAATGTCTGGATGATACCCATTGGTCTGTGTCATGTATAGACAAATCCTTTTTTGGCTTATAGCTTGTAGGATTACTGCTTTGAAAAGATGAGAGACATCTTGCCCACCTTTTCTGATCTTTCCCTGCTATGCGTAAAAACAAATCCACTCAGTTTGTGATGGAGAAGAAGAGATATGATTAAAGTAGACCAAAATGATGCTCCCATCTAGATGAAATGTGCGCAAAAACATTTCCCAAAATCCTCTAGTAGAACTAGGAACCTTGTCGCCTTTGGACTAAAAGGGAAGAACTCCTTGAAGAGAGAATATTTTGATGTGGACATACATCTGTAACCTGCTCCCTACTTTCATAAATAGGCTCTGCCAAATTCTTCTGACttgccttcaggaaaaaaaaatacaagccAAAGCAGCAGCCATAACTCAACCCAGAATtcattctgggctgtatggccatgttccagaagcattctctcctgatgtttcgcccacatctatggcaggcattcttggCTTTAGAATGTGCTCAATGGCACCCCCGATGCTGTGTTGGAGCCTATGTGTGCGCATACCTTTGTTCAACTGGAATGTCATAGtgtcagaggaagacaaagacagACTCTCTTTGAACAACTCTTGCCGAGccaaccctgtgataggtttgccttagcatCACTATAAGTTGTaatgactagaaggcacacaaTGTACACACAAACCATGTTGCCATCTTGGAAAAAGTATACCCCAGCCTTCTTGTGGTCCTCAAAAGAGAGAACAAAATTTCATGCCAAACCTATTTAATTCGGACCATGAATATAAAAATGCTGGCTGCATCACTTCTAAGTTGGTGCTAAATTGAGACTTCCATGCCTAACCGGATGCCTTCCAAATGTGTCAAACTACAATCCCACTATCGCTCAGGCAGGTGCTTGGGATTGTAGCCTAACCCCTTGGAAGGCATCAGATGGAAAAGCCTTGTCTGAAAGCAATGTTCCTCCTTCAACATGGTATTTTTCACATGTGTATTTAAAGCACGTTGATCAGCCAGCTAATTAAATTTGAGAGTTTTAAAATGCTatggggaaaaaaactttttaaagggaCCTTTTAGAAGGGCAGGGCACCTTTTCTTAAAATGATTGAAGAAATAGACTTT containing:
- the IL11 gene encoding interleukin-11, producing the protein MKNCLCQVLVVLLSLCEGPWAAPRPKPFDPRTEFDSIVNLARNLLSDTKSLFNHFKTRYPAEGEHKLETLPVLSMNAVELANIQVSGGLARLSSDLQCYQRHFEWLRKAATLLRPMEHDISTVHNRLDRLLKRLEHLMAKLSLSRPNDPLPTLPAHGTHWSVVQAGHAIVHSFHLYLDWAARVLVLIRNKL